From the genome of Haloarcula taiwanensis:
CGACCATCGCGCAGACGGAACCATACGCCAGCACGACCGCGGGCGAGACCAACACGACGGTCTCCGTCCGGGTACGGAATATCAACCAGCCTGCGCCACGGAGTGTGGTCTCGTTCGCCCACAACGCTACCGCACAGCTCTATCCGGACCGCTACGACGCCGACAGCTACGTTCCCCGGTCGGCTGTGACGCCGGCCGCGACCCAGACGAGCGAGCCCACGCCCGCGGACCACACGCCGAACACTGACCAGCCCACGACCGACGCCAGCGGTCCCGGATTCACCGCCGTCGGGGCGCTTCTCGCAGTACTTGCCCTCGTCAGCACGCTCTCACGGCGGAGGCCATAGCGGCATGGACAAACAACGCATCCGTGAGACAGTCTGGGACGCGCTGGAAGAACGGGGCGTCGCCCGGTTCCCGTTCCCGCCCCACGACCGGATTCCGAACTTTGAGGGCGCGAGTGAGGCCGCACTGCGCCTGACAGAGACCGCAGTCTGGGACGCCGCCGAGACGGTCAAGGCGAACCCGGACTCGCCACAGCTTCCGGCCCGACGGGCGGCGTTGCGGGCCGGAAAGACGGTGTATATGGCTGTACCCCGGCTTCGGGACGAGCGGTGTTTCTACGAACTCGACCCCGACGACCTCGATGATATCGAGGCCGCGCCGGCCATCTCGAATGTTGCGGACCACGCGCGACAGGTCGGTCCCGAGGCGGTCGGAGGCGTCGACCTCGTCGTGTCGGGGTCGGTCGCGGTCACTGAAGACGGCGCACGAATCGGCAAGGGCGAGGGGTACAGTGACCTCGAATACGCTGTCCTCCGGGAACTGGGACTGGTCGACGAGACGACGCC
Proteins encoded in this window:
- a CDS encoding 5-formyltetrahydrofolate cyclo-ligase, giving the protein MDKQRIRETVWDALEERGVARFPFPPHDRIPNFEGASEAALRLTETAVWDAAETVKANPDSPQLPARRAALRAGKTVYMAVPRLRDERCFYELDPDDLDDIEAAPAISNVADHARQVGPEAVGGVDLVVSGSVAVTEDGARIGKGEGYSDLEYAVLRELGLVDETTPVVTTVHELQIVGGPEGVVDTTVPVDDHDVPIDSVVTPDRTVETATTHTTPTGVDWDALSADRIDEIPVLSSRRSD